The nucleotide window GCTTTTTTTACATACATCGCATGAGTATAGGTTTTCCGCAGTGTGAATTTTACGATGACAATATAAGCTTTTCTTGTGTGCAAACTGTTTATTGCATGTGTCACAGGTGTAAGGTTTCTTATCTGTATGAGTGAGGGtatgaatttttaaatagtATTTCTCTTTAAACCTTTTTTTACAGATTTCGCAAGAGAACGTCTCCTCATTAGTGTGAACTTTATGGTGTCTGTTCAAGGCATCTTTGCGTGCAAACTGTTGTTGGCATATTTCACAAGAAAAAGACTTAAAATGCAAAGTCATGTGGTTAATCAGCACTGATTTTGTCGTGAAGCTTTTTTTACATACATCGCATGAGTATAGCTTTTCCCCAGTGTGAATTTTACGATGACAATATAAGCTGTTCTTGCGTGCAAACTGTTTATTGCATGTGTCACAGGTGTAAGGTTTCTTATCTGTATGAGTGAGGGtatgaatttttaaatagtATTTCTCTTTAAACCTTTTTTTACAGATTTCGCAAGAGAACGTCTCCTCATTAGTGTGAACTTTATGATGTCTGTTCAAGGCATCTTTGCGTGCAAACTGTTTTTGGCATATTTCACAAGAAAAAGACTTAAAATGCAAAGTCATGTGGTTAATCAGCACTGATTTTGTCGTGAAGCTTTTTTTACATACATCGCATGAGTATAGCTTTTCCCCAGTGTGAATTTTACGATGACAATATAAGCTATACTTATGTGCAAACTGTTTATTGCATGTCTCACAGGTGTAAGGTTTCTTACCAGTATGGGTGAGGGtatgaatttttaaatagtATTTATCTTTAAACCCTTTTTTACAGATTTCGCAAGAGAACGTCATCTCATCATTGTGAATTTTACGATGTTTGTCCAAGGCACCTTTCCATGCAAACTGTCTTTGGCATATTTCACAAGAAAAAGAATTTTGTCTAAAATGCAAGAGCATGTGAGAAATCAGCCCCGATTTTCGTGTAAAACCCTTTTTACATATATCGCAGAAAAATCGTTTATTTGCCTCTGTGCAGGTGTGGTTTTTTAAAGAACATTTGTCTTTAAAAGTCATTTTACAtactttacaaaaaaaatctgttccGTTAAAGTGAATTTTAAAATGccgtgtaaaatttgttttatagGAAAACTTTTTTTGGCATATTTCACAAGCGTATTGTTTCTCTCCAGTGTGTACAGGCATATgacattttaattcaaaattatgtttgaatACTTCTTTACAGACTTCACACGAGACACCTTCTGTGTGCAATATAACACGAGTGTTACGTTTCAGTGCAAACGGTTTTGGGTCGACTTCAGTCGAGTAAGGTCCTTCACTGGCGTGTGTAAGCTTATGGCATAACAAGACAGATTTGTGTAAGAATCCCTGATTGCATAAGTCGCAGAAATATCGATTCTCCGTATGGCACGTGTGACTGTCTAATTTACTTTTCTGTGAAAATGTTTTCATGCATATTTTACAGCTGGACGGTTTATCTGCCTTGTGTCTAACCATATGTCGTATCAACGCAGATTTATGAAAGAATTTCTGTTTGCATATCTTACAATCGTAACGTTCTCCCATGTGCACACGTAAAATATGTtgttctaaaatattcttttttATGAATAGTTTTTTACATATATCACAGGAGTAATGTGTGTCTCCATCGTGAAGACGCATATGTATTTGTAAGTTCTTTTTATACGTGAAAAGTCTTTCGCATACAGGACAGAAGCATCTTTTTTTCTCCATACCCTTATGGATAGAAGAAGGATCAATATGATATGTTAACTCTAAGCTACGCTCGATGTGTGTCGTGAGTGCGAGGTCACAAGTTTCATGATCAGTTTCGGTTGTGCGCGAAGCGATGTCGCTGCGGAGGCGCTCGAGCCTCACGGAGCAAGCCATTGCCAATTGTTCCCGGACACGAGAAGCACACCGCTCCGGTATCGCTCCCGCGACAGCGGCGCCTTCCTGTGACACTAAAAAGAAAAGCATACCTGTTTATATCACAGAACAACTAATTAATAGTATTTCATTCCGGCTCTAACCCCGCTCCGAATGGAATTACCTCACACCGTGGATGACATGTGTAAATTTATTATTTCCGCTTCCTAAAAGTTGTCTGGAAGAGGTCGCTTTATAATGACAATACCGCTTGTTGTTTATCTTGGCTTGTGTTACTGTTTTGTTCTAATGAAGTGTGCAAAGagtatttgtatgattttacATACCTGACATTATCTGTCCATCGCTGAAAGTGTCATCGGGCGACATCTGCAGCGCCGAGTTGCATGAGTCTTCATCTAACGTAAAAATTTAATTGATTACCTTCATGGGTAGAAGTCTTAGAATAGTTTAAGTATAGATAAGtactacatattattattgGGGGTGATGTGGGCGGTGTGGGTCTTTGAGTGCCACTTCGATCAAGCAGTGacctattgtgacggccctttaaagttcattactaatgccccttgaatccaggaaattccaggttctttgggccgtaatgctcTGTACCTCATATGGTTGCAATACATGCCGCTCTAAgctttggctcccatttcgtgatacaaatttagctcagctcctaagttcgtgaattcgtgtcccctgtttcggaataAAATTTCTTAGAGTAActggtgataatttgctgataatcattttaaatatttcacggtcttacctacttacgagtaattgtaaggtcaaattaaaaaaatatttaaaaaaataaataaattgagagctatagatggtcaagcaaatcttgtcagtaaaaaaaggcgcgaaattcaaattttctatgggacgatatcccttcgcgcctacatttttcaaaattgccgcctttttctactgacaagatctgcttgaccaagtttagcttaaagttttttgtactcgtcgactttaatggttgaattaagactttgtaaaccatatgggtacttgattaaaagccgaattatataaacaaaaatataaaaaaaatatttacaaaaaaaattaactatattatacgttaaatataaacatacacaaaaataaatcaaataaattcaattataaataatatgtgctagtagttaatatgagaatatacgttaattaaaataaaattgtgatagTAGTTAATATGGAGTATACCTTAAAAATTTTAACTCTGGTCgcattcaaactcgttttatgagaattctagtgaaaaaaacatataccgaatttcgctcatacgaaacttcatgaaatacattaattgtttactatttttttttaactatcttcgttgttatatttaaaaacaagcactgaaaatgtatctagaaaatccttgattcgttagtggcacgaaataggagacacacgtaaaaaaaaatgaccgctatttcgtgagtcgatttattgcaattttaaggtatttctatgcatatattcaatcttttttcttatcaaatcaattactaaggaacccacagaaacactcccaaaaactttcattcgaatgggtttagcttttccttcctataagcttaagaagtgagagcgcgcaccttacgcctaaaaaaagggtgccccttaatacgcctaacattaattgtcataatatgaattcgcataacagatttggcataacataattgtgcataacattgaacaggcataatattaaaaaagcataacacttatagcgcataataatgaatccgcataatttaaatatgcatactattattaactataactttatttggcacaaaatgaattagcataatttaataaagcaagAGAATTAGATGGATCAGGGCAAAACCAACTCGGTTAGGTTGGGGTATCTGTTTGCTGTAAAACATTATAAAGGCGTAGGTAGTAAGTGCGTGttcttcatttttagggttccgtacccaaagggtaaaacgggaccctattactaagacttcgctgtccgtctgtcaccaggctgtatctcacgaaccgtgatagctagacagttgaaattttcacagatgatgtatttctgttgccgctataacaacaaatactaaaaacagaataaaataaagatttaaaaggggctcccgctcccatacaacaaacgtgatttttgaccaaagttaagcaacgtcgggagtggtcagtacttggatgggtgaccgtttttttttttgcttttttttcgtttttttttattacttattttgatttatttacatcGATACagcttgaataaagaataacgtTCGTAAGCGACATCAGTAGGAAAGTAGTCGATTCAGCAACTATAGGCCTTTTGGATTAGAAAGGAAACGTTCCGAATAAACgaccgttttttagggttccgtacccaaagggtaaaacgggaccctattactaagacttcgctgtccgtccgtccgtccgtctgtctgtcaccaggctgtatctcacgaaccgtgatagctagacagttgaaattttcacagatgatgtatttctgttgccgctataacaacaaatactaaaaacagaataaaatgaagatttaagtggggctcccaaacaaggggccggtatatgaggttttcgatttagatctcactttgtaaccataattcgttcaataaatgtttaataattgcattaaattacacgtaaatttgttcacgaagaaaccgagtaccgactcttcatgccattatatttttaatttgctgttattctctacaattacagtcgaatttaagtattatgttccttcaaaactcgcttaaaatgaaaaaagactcatctttagttatgtatacctatgtatcaaatgttttataaattacctataaaaagcaatgttttatttcgattaggtctacattttgtgcatattgcatatctgaagtattttcgtactcaACTtgtaactttcgttgaaactaaataaaataattattccaaatgtacagtcgcctgcaatttatgttacacaacgaaggccgcaaaaatatctgacacgatcttatttgtagaaccataagaccatgggcctattgcataacaaactacaactaatattacaagcggaactccttatttaataagtaaaattagaaaaggagttccgcttgtaatattagttgtagtttgttatgcaatcggcccctggtcacatatttttgcggccttcgaagagtaggtaccgtcattatcaccaactttgcccgctttttttttaaaacgaatttctcaaaaaacttcacaattcacatctaatgactttttttgctcagcacgtccattgtgatcaaacgcatcagtttatttgaaaaaaaaaaatattttttatcgtgtttttacccatttttttgcgttttagagggcgggcaaagatatccggggtttttgccaacattgcccacgtcaatttggtattcaaatacagctcgtatgatgatgatgtctaaggatcactaaaaggttttgggcaatcctaccattccctatTAATAACTTAGcacataagtgtaaaaacttttaaataaatttgctgggcaatgttgcctacccgtttttgcccatttccaaataaggctcgcctaagcattttacaaaggctagggttgtcacttttgagaaaatctgttacaatagtttaataatatgatttttgttgtgtttttcattcgttaacgggataaaacatctaaataaaggataataagacaaataaatacagtatatatttataaacttattttagtgtacaaacataaccttcttttacttgcgaagttggataaattagatgaaagtgacaaccctaatccgtttttggtggtgggcaatgttggtatggatgccaaattaccggattactttgcccaccgctaaaa belongs to Cydia splendana chromosome 26, ilCydSple1.2, whole genome shotgun sequence and includes:
- the LOC134803234 gene encoding zinc finger protein 721-like isoform X1: MIDDAVIDAMEVLHSCRCCLRQPPDKDLKKPYTHLGTTEIYSDILEQCFDIRLSLDNDDECGICETCVERLRDACIFKLQVQNSQAELQKRLDRVLHVMDGGPEGRSEMEEQDQPNSVPRSHGEPGTEVEQQQEVIGDSLAYLEPDTKSELDEADGANDDFILHGEPQMEVVVEQEANSDPLSLHELDVKSELDETDVAKDDFISHEDSCNSALQMSPDDTFSDGQIMSVSQEGAAVAGAIPERCASRVREQLAMACSVRLERLRSDIASRTTETDHETCDLALTTHIERSLELTYHIDPSSIHKGMEKKRCFCPVCERLFTYKKNLQIHMRLHDGDTHYSCDICKKLFIKKNILEQHILRVHMGERYDCKICKQKFFHKSALIRHMVRHKADKPSSCKICMKTFSQKSKLDSHTCHTENRYFCDLCNQGFLHKSVLLCHKLTHASEGPYSTEVDPKPFALKRNTRVILHTEGVSCEVCKEVFKHNFELKCHMPVHTGEKQYACEICQKKFSYKTNFTRHFKIHFNGTDFFCKVCKMTFKDKCSLKNHTCTEANKRFFCDICKKGFTRKSGLISHMLLHFRQNSFSCEICQRQFAWKGALDKHRKIHNDEMTFSCEICKKGFKDKYYLKIHTLTHTGKKPYTCETCNKQFAHKYSLYCHRKIHTGEKLYSCDVCKKSFTTKSVLINHMTLHFKSFSCEICQKQFARKDALNRHHKVHTNEETFSCEICKKRFKEKYYLKIHTLTHTDKKPYTCDTCNKQFARKNSLYCHRKIHTGEKLYSCDVCKKSFTTKSVLINHMTLHFKSFSCEICQQQFARKDALNRHHKVHTNEETFSCEICKKRFKEKYYLKIHTLTHTDKKPYTCDTCNKQFAHKKSLYCHRKIHTAENLYSCDVCKKSFTTKSVLINHMLVHFKQKSFSCEICQKQFARKGGLNKHHKVHNDEITFSCEICKKGFKDKYYLKIHTLSHSGEKPYTCETCNKQFAHQTSLYCHRRIHTAEKLYSCDVCKKSFTTKSVLINHMPVHFKQKSFSCEICQKQYARKDALNRHRKFHNNEVTFPCEICKKGFKYKYYLKIHTRTHTGEKPYTCKVCNKQFATGSSLQTHMKTHTVENSTSTTTAAGGLFCCEKCGKSYKSYRSFMYHMKTHLGVCRHSCELCDKTFLLKESLKEHMSIHTGEKAYSCDVCHKRFRTKSIMGQHMLVHQELKQHSCLVCDKQFRHKSALAMHIRCVHTGEKPYSCDICKKAFSMVSALNIHYRYHTGKRPYTCKICGKKFVECSGVRRHLIKVHKEQATNYEKT